A genomic stretch from Schistosoma haematobium chromosome 2, whole genome shotgun sequence includes:
- the CNOT7_1 gene encoding CCR4-NOT transcription complex subunit 7, variant 2 (EggNog:ENOG410V43Z~COG:K): protein MCHLCYSMHPFRELQSITQNGYSNHILHTSLPESPVNPHFGKYNYRSNMTVTTDSYTSGSAYHSHGHTTHNHVHHGILHHVHSNPNNITALTVPQDSSQVRVWDIWAHNFHEGMRLVRRLVRECQYVAVDTEFPGVVAKVFGEYANSFEQAYHNIKVNIDMLKPIQIGFSFFDESGQTVDSVSTVQFNIKWNVDNEMHAADSIQLLEVSGIDFDKLKRTGIELSDFAEAFLTSGLPLNDKITWIGFHR from the coding sequence ATGTGTCACTTATGTTATTCAATGCACCCATTTCGCGAACTCCAATCTATAACACAAAACGGCTATTCAAACCACATACTTCATACTTCACTTCCCGAGTCACCTGTTAATCCTCATTTCGGAAAGTATAACTACCGATCTAATATGACAGTAACAACTGATAGTTACACCTCTGGATCCGCGTACCACAGTCATGGACATACTACACATAATCACGTCCACCATGGAATACTGCATCATGTTCATTCGAATCCTAACAATATCACCGCCCTCACTGTTCCACAGGATAGCAGTCAGGTTCGCGTTTGGGATATTTGGGCCCACAATTTTCACGAGGGAATGCGCCTTGTCCGTAGACTTGTACGAGAATGTCAGTATGTTGCGGTAGATACAGAGTTTCCAGgtgttgttgcaaaggtttttGGTGAGTACGCCAACAGTTTTGAACAAGCCTACCACAATATTAAAGTTAATATTGACATGCTTAAACCAATACAGATTGGGTTTAGTTTTTTCGACGAGAGTGGTCAGACGGTCGATTCGGTCTCAACTGTGCAGTTTAACATCAAGTGGAATGTTGACAATGAAATGCATGCGGCCGATTCTATTCAATTATTGGAAGTTTCTGGAATAGACTTCGATAAGTTAAAAAGAACAGGAATTGAACTTAGTGATTTCGCAGAGGCTTTTCTTACCAGTGGTCTTCCGCTGAATGACAAAATAACGTGGATAGGGTTCCACAGGTAG
- the CNOT7_1 gene encoding CCR4-NOT transcription complex subunit 7 (EggNog:ENOG410V43Z~COG:K), translating into MCHLCYSMHPFRELQSITQNGYSNHILHTSLPESPVNPHFGKYNYRSNMTVTTDSYTSGSAYHSHGHTTHNHVHHGILHHVHSNPNNITALTVPQDSSQVRVWDIWAHNFHEGMRLVRRLVRECQYVAVDTEFPGVVAKVFGEYANSFEQAYHNIKVNIDMLKPIQIGFSFFDESGQTVDSVSTVQFNIKWNVDNEMHAADSIQLLEVSGIDFDKLKRTGIELSDFAEAFLTSGLPLNDKITWIGFHSAYDFAYLMKICTDWMRMPDNFLEFQKLLLIFFPRIVDLKSMMSEHKFPKSGLQELADLMRVPRIGLQHQAGSDAMLTGETFFRFLEEHSGGKIDQRVLNLVYGLNYCPNGVSNTWMQMNGSSPQHDSESSAGHNVSYASSIFRNNVHSADHSGRTSPADSTGGHKSS; encoded by the exons ATGTGTCACTTATGTTATTCAATGCACCCATTTCGCGAACTCCAATCTATAACACAAAACGGCTATTCAAACCACATACTTCATACTTCACTTCCCGAGTCACCTGTTAATCCTCATTTCGGAAAGTATAACTACCGATCTAATATGACAGTAACAACTGATAGTTACACCTCTGGATCCGCGTACCACAGTCATGGACATACTACACATAATCACGTCCACCATGGAATACTGCATCATGTTCATTCGAATCCTAACAATATCACCGCCCTCACTGTTCCACAGGATAGCAGTCAGGTTCGCGTTTGGGATATTTGGGCCCACAATTTTCACGAGGGAATGCGCCTTGTCCGTAGACTTGTACGAGAATGTCAGTATGTTGCGGTAGATACAGAGTTTCCAGgtgttgttgcaaaggtttttGGTGAGTACGCCAACAGTTTTGAACAAGCCTACCACAATATTAAAGTTAATATTGACATGCTTAAACCAATACAGATTGGGTTTAGTTTTTTCGACGAGAGTGGTCAGACGGTCGATTCGGTCTCAACTGTGCAGTTTAACATCAAGTGGAATGTTGACAATGAAATGCATGCGGCCGATTCTATTCAATTATTGGAAGTTTCTGGAATAGACTTCGATAAGTTAAAAAGAACAGGAATTGAACTTAGTGATTTCGCAGAGGCTTTTCTTACCAGTGGTCTTCCGCTGAATGACAAAATAACGTGGATAGGGTTCCACAG TGCCTACGATTTTGCCTATTTGATGAAGATTTGTACAGATTGGATGAGGATGCCGGACAACTTCTTGGAGTTTCAAAAGCTGTTGTTGATTTTCTTTCCCAGGATAGTAGATCTAAAGTCAATGATGAGTGAGCACAAGTTCCCCAAGAGTGGATTACAAGAGTTAGCCGACCTAATGAGAGTACCACGTATCGGCTTACAGCACCAAGCTGGAAGTGACGCAATGCTCACAGGTGAAACGTTCTTCAGATTTCTGGAG GAGCATAGTGGTGGGAAAATTGACCAACGGGTTCTAAACCTTGTCTACGGTCTAAATTATTGTCCTAACGGTGTATCTAATACTTGGATGCAAATGAACGGTTCGAGTCCTCAACATGATTCGGAGTCTTCTGCAGGTCACAACGTTTCATATGCGTCATCAATCTTTCGTAACAATGTTCATAGTGCCGATCATTCCGGTCGCACATCGCCTGCTGATTCGACAGGAGGTCACAAAAGTAGCTGA